The Agromyces mangrovi genome contains a region encoding:
- a CDS encoding LLM class flavin-dependent oxidoreductase — MRRIGAIFQPAFPPERLRSAVEAADRSGVHELWVFEDCFREAAFSQAAAALAWSERVRVGIGIAPMPLRNVALTAMEIATIERMFPGRLIPGLGHGVLSWMGQAGSRVASPLTLMREYVPAVRALLAGDELTLSGRYVSLDGVRLDWPPASAPAVYAAGQGPKTLRLTGEVADGTVLTEGTTPTMLRDAIELVEAGREASARGGRNDIVVYLLAAFGGDDARARMAGDAERWGFDDDPAKFVAGDVDEVAAAAELLFDVGADSVVLEPTRDEPDLEAFMERAGRVASAIQG, encoded by the coding sequence ATGCGACGCATCGGTGCGATCTTCCAGCCCGCCTTCCCGCCCGAGCGGCTGCGGTCAGCCGTCGAGGCGGCCGACCGCAGCGGGGTGCACGAGCTGTGGGTGTTCGAGGACTGCTTCCGCGAGGCCGCGTTCTCGCAGGCGGCCGCGGCGCTCGCGTGGAGCGAGCGAGTGCGGGTCGGCATCGGCATCGCGCCGATGCCGCTTCGGAACGTCGCGCTCACCGCGATGGAGATCGCCACGATCGAGCGGATGTTCCCGGGCCGCCTGATCCCCGGGCTCGGGCACGGCGTGCTGTCGTGGATGGGCCAGGCCGGCAGCCGCGTCGCCTCCCCGCTCACGCTCATGCGCGAGTACGTGCCCGCGGTGCGGGCGCTGCTCGCGGGAGACGAGCTGACCCTGTCCGGCCGCTACGTGTCGCTCGACGGCGTGCGGCTCGACTGGCCGCCCGCCTCCGCGCCTGCGGTGTACGCCGCCGGCCAGGGGCCGAAGACGCTGCGGCTCACCGGTGAGGTCGCCGACGGCACCGTGCTCACCGAGGGCACGACCCCGACGATGCTGCGCGACGCGATCGAGCTGGTGGAGGCCGGCCGCGAGGCATCCGCTCGTGGTGGTCGCAACGACATCGTCGTCTACCTGCTCGCGGCGTTCGGCGGCGACGACGCCCGGGCGCGCATGGCGGGCGACGCCGAGCGGTGGGGCTTCGACGACGATCCGGCGAAGTTCGTGGCGGGCGACGTCGACGAGGTCGCCGCGGCGGCCGAGCTGCTGTTCGACGTGGGCGCAGACAGCGTGGTGCTCGAGCCGACGCGCGACGAGCCCGACCTGGAGGCGTTCATGGAGCGGGCGGGGCGGGTGGCGAGCGCGATTCAGGGCTAA
- the ctlX gene encoding citrulline utilization hydrolase CtlX, whose product MVRPHRFRPNPETEADNTFQARGDADRSDVISRSAYREVTEAVERLRAHGVDVHLFEDDADATPDSVFPNNWFSTHAGGHVAIYPMYNPSRRLERRWDVIEMLKREYRVQDVIDYSGLAEDGVFLEGTGAMVLDHVSRLAFVCRSNRADPVALERFCTNFGFEPMAFDAIDEDGNTVYHTNVLMCVASDFVLIGSSMIRDEARRAQVLDRLGARGRTVIELTPQQVRDFAGNAIELTGADGRLLAMSARGVASLTAAQRAAIEASCTLLPLDVPTIELAGGSVRCMLAGVHLDPRPAASESAAVA is encoded by the coding sequence ATGGTTCGACCGCATCGCTTCCGCCCCAACCCCGAGACCGAGGCCGACAACACGTTCCAGGCTCGCGGCGACGCCGATCGCTCGGACGTGATCTCGCGATCTGCCTACCGTGAGGTGACCGAGGCGGTCGAGCGACTGCGTGCCCATGGCGTCGACGTGCACCTCTTCGAGGACGATGCGGATGCGACACCCGACAGCGTCTTCCCGAACAACTGGTTCTCGACCCACGCCGGCGGCCACGTCGCGATCTACCCGATGTACAACCCGAGCCGTCGCCTGGAGCGCCGGTGGGACGTCATCGAGATGCTCAAGCGCGAGTACCGCGTGCAGGACGTCATCGACTACTCGGGACTTGCGGAGGACGGCGTGTTCCTCGAGGGCACGGGGGCGATGGTGCTTGACCACGTGAGCCGCCTCGCCTTCGTGTGCCGGTCGAACCGCGCCGACCCCGTCGCCCTGGAGCGCTTCTGCACGAACTTCGGGTTCGAACCGATGGCCTTCGACGCGATCGACGAGGACGGCAACACGGTGTACCACACCAACGTGCTGATGTGCGTGGCGTCCGACTTCGTGCTGATCGGCTCGAGCATGATCCGCGACGAGGCACGGCGTGCGCAGGTGCTGGATCGCTTGGGTGCCCGCGGACGGACCGTGATCGAACTCACGCCGCAGCAGGTACGCGACTTCGCGGGCAACGCGATCGAGCTGACCGGCGCCGACGGGCGCCTGCTCGCCATGTCGGCGCGCGGCGTCGCATCCCTCACCGCGGCCCAGCGCGCGGCGATCGAAGCATCATGCACGCTGCTCCCGCTCGACGTGCCGACGATCGAGCTCGCCGGCGGGTCGGTGCGCTGCATGCTCGCGGGCGTGCACCTCGACCCGCGTCCCGCCGCCTCGGAGTCCGCCGCGGTCGCGTGA
- a CDS encoding ATP-dependent Clp protease ATP-binding subunit, with translation MPNDFNPETGGNSFDEFLARYLAGEQARQARSIDLSRFLTARTQGTLQRAGRFALERGQTELDALHVLRVIVEDETVAQAITRIGVDPETIVTATEARLPAASDTADVDAANITQSAQRALFHAYQVARSSGSTYIEPEHLFFALVINTDAPAGQVLARAGVTAEALTQGVRETVAPDGAPTEQGASSEASATPTLDRFGTDLTALALDGELDPVIGRASEIEQTVEILSRRTKNNPVLIGEAGVGKTAIVEGLAQAIVAGDVPEQLLGKRVVAVDLPAMVAGTRYRGDFEERLTKLMDEIASQQGELIVFIDEVHTVVGAGGPGDGSGMDAGNILKPRLARGDLHLIGATTLSEYRSIEKDHALERRFQPVRVGEPSVEDAILILQGLKPAYEEHHGVEYTDAALRAAVELGHRYLTDRVLPDKAIDLIDQAGARLRLRLGAKVDVSALVSRLGELEADKNHAVQAEDYEAASRIRDEIGRVQGRLDEVTSGEASARRASGDAVIDEPEIAAVVSRATGIPINRLTEGERERLANLEAELHARVIGQDDAVAAVARSVRRNRTGMGDAGRPVGSFLFLGPTGVGKTELARALAASLFDDEGAIVRFDMSEFGERHTVSRLVGAPPGYVGYDEAGQLTERVRRNPYSIVLFDEIEKAHPDVFNLLLQVLDDGRLTDGQGRVVDFRNTVVIMTSNLGSEFLASRSGALGFVASTDASGFASSSDVRARVMAKLREAMRPEFLNRIDEIVLFQKLSSAEIASIVGLMLEATRARLGARGVGFEVTDAAVSWLAAHGYEPEYGARPLRRLIQREVDDRIADLFVAGSVSDGAGAVRVDARDGALVVSPAPAAPLAAAA, from the coding sequence GTGCCCAACGACTTCAACCCCGAGACCGGCGGCAACTCGTTCGATGAGTTCCTCGCCCGGTACCTCGCGGGCGAGCAGGCGCGGCAGGCACGGTCGATCGACCTCAGCCGCTTCCTGACCGCGCGCACGCAGGGCACTCTGCAGCGCGCCGGCCGCTTCGCGCTCGAGCGCGGGCAGACCGAGCTCGACGCGCTGCACGTGCTGCGCGTCATCGTCGAGGACGAGACCGTCGCGCAGGCGATCACGCGCATCGGCGTCGACCCCGAGACCATCGTCACGGCGACCGAGGCGCGGCTGCCCGCGGCATCCGACACCGCCGACGTCGACGCGGCCAACATCACCCAGTCCGCGCAGCGCGCGCTGTTCCACGCCTACCAGGTCGCGCGCTCCAGTGGATCGACGTACATCGAGCCCGAGCACCTCTTCTTCGCGCTCGTCATCAACACGGATGCCCCCGCGGGCCAGGTGCTCGCGCGCGCAGGCGTCACGGCCGAGGCGCTCACCCAGGGCGTGCGCGAGACGGTCGCGCCCGACGGCGCGCCGACGGAGCAGGGCGCGAGCTCAGAGGCATCCGCCACCCCCACCCTCGACAGGTTCGGCACCGACCTGACGGCGCTCGCGCTCGACGGCGAGCTCGACCCGGTCATCGGGCGGGCGAGCGAGATCGAGCAGACCGTCGAGATTCTCAGCCGGCGCACGAAGAACAACCCCGTGCTGATCGGCGAGGCGGGCGTCGGCAAGACCGCGATCGTCGAGGGGCTCGCCCAGGCGATCGTCGCGGGTGACGTGCCCGAGCAACTGCTCGGCAAGCGCGTCGTCGCCGTCGACCTGCCCGCCATGGTCGCCGGCACGCGCTACCGCGGCGACTTCGAGGAGCGGCTCACGAAGCTCATGGACGAGATCGCGTCGCAGCAGGGCGAACTCATCGTCTTCATCGACGAGGTGCACACCGTCGTCGGCGCCGGCGGCCCCGGTGACGGCAGCGGCATGGATGCGGGCAACATCCTGAAGCCCCGCCTCGCGCGCGGCGACCTGCACCTCATCGGCGCCACCACGCTCAGCGAGTACCGCAGCATCGAGAAGGACCACGCGCTCGAGCGCCGGTTCCAGCCGGTGCGCGTCGGCGAGCCGTCTGTGGAGGACGCGATCCTCATTCTCCAGGGGCTGAAGCCCGCGTACGAGGAGCACCACGGCGTCGAGTACACGGATGCCGCGCTGCGCGCAGCCGTCGAACTCGGCCACCGCTACCTCACCGATCGTGTGCTGCCCGACAAGGCCATCGACCTCATCGACCAGGCCGGCGCGCGGCTGCGGCTGCGCCTCGGCGCGAAGGTCGACGTGTCGGCGTTGGTCTCGCGGCTCGGCGAGCTCGAGGCCGACAAGAACCACGCCGTGCAGGCCGAGGACTACGAGGCCGCATCGCGGATTCGCGACGAGATCGGCCGCGTGCAGGGCCGGCTCGACGAGGTGACGTCGGGCGAGGCATCCGCTCGCCGTGCCTCTGGCGACGCCGTCATCGACGAGCCCGAGATCGCGGCCGTCGTTTCGCGCGCCACGGGCATCCCGATCAACCGCCTCACCGAGGGCGAGCGCGAGCGCCTCGCCAACCTCGAGGCCGAGCTGCACGCCCGCGTGATCGGGCAGGACGACGCGGTCGCCGCCGTGGCCCGCTCGGTGCGCCGCAACCGCACCGGCATGGGCGACGCGGGCCGGCCCGTCGGCTCGTTCCTCTTCCTCGGACCGACCGGCGTCGGCAAGACCGAGCTCGCGCGCGCACTCGCGGCCTCGCTGTTCGACGACGAGGGCGCCATCGTGCGCTTCGACATGTCGGAGTTCGGCGAGCGCCACACCGTGTCGCGCCTGGTCGGCGCCCCTCCCGGCTACGTCGGCTACGACGAGGCCGGCCAGCTCACCGAGCGCGTGCGCCGCAACCCCTACTCGATCGTGCTGTTCGACGAGATCGAGAAGGCGCACCCCGACGTGTTCAACCTGCTGCTGCAGGTGCTCGACGACGGCCGCCTCACCGACGGCCAGGGCCGCGTCGTGGACTTCCGCAACACCGTGGTCATCATGACCTCGAACCTCGGGTCGGAGTTCCTCGCATCGCGCTCGGGCGCGCTGGGCTTCGTGGCGTCGACGGATGCCTCTGGGTTCGCGTCGTCCTCTGATGTGCGCGCCCGCGTGATGGCGAAGCTGCGCGAGGCCATGCGCCCCGAGTTCCTGAACCGCATCGACGAGATCGTGCTGTTCCAGAAGCTGTCGTCGGCGGAGATCGCTTCGATCGTGGGCCTGATGCTCGAGGCGACGCGTGCGCGGCTTGGCGCGCGCGGGGTCGGCTTCGAGGTGACGGATGCTGCGGTGTCGTGGCTCGCTGCGCACGGGTACGAGCCGGAATACGGCGCCCGTCCGCTGCGCCGCCTCATCCAGCGCGAGGTCGACGACCGCATCGCCGACCTGTTCGTCGCGGGCTCCGTTTCGGATGGCGCCGGCGCCGTCCGCGTCGACGCCCGCGACGGCGCGCTCGTGGTGTCGCCGGCGCCGGCCGCGCCGCTCGCCGCGGCGGCGTAG